The following nucleotide sequence is from Candidatus Cloacimonadota bacterium.
TCGATTCCATTCGTTCGATCTGGTCATCCGTTAATTCCAATTCTTCGAACATTGACGGGCTTTCTTCAAAACGATTAAATGGGACTGAACCTTTTCCTCCACCTTCGGGATAACCAAATCTCCCGCAAGGTCTTTCAAATGCAGCTAACATCGATAACAATGCTAATGCTGCAATGATCGTAACGATTGTTTTTTTCATTTTTCTTTCCTCCTGTTTTTTATTAATTCTCTAAATTTTGGAAATTTTGGTTGTTGTTTTTCCGGTTGCTGAAATTGTCTTCTACAAAAGAACCTTCTAGCCTGTTCCGGATTCATTTCTTTCCTCAATTCGATCAGTCTGAGACCGAGTTCTTTTTCCATTTTCACCTGGTTTTCCAATGTTTTTTCTAATATTAACATTAATTCTTCTTTATTAAAATCTTGAGATTTTAAAGCTTCGATAAAGGCTGTTTTTGATTTTTGGAATTTTTGCCGGAGCGGCATTATTTGCTTTTTTCCTTCCTCAATTCTTTCGATCAATTCCGGATAAGGCGAGAGAGGTTCAGGAATAGGTTGTTCGGGAAATCTCGGTCTCATCATAATTCGATGGTAAATAAATGTGCTCACAAAAGCGATATTGAAAACCATTGAAATAATAAAAAGGATGATCAAAGTTCGTTTCAGCATTATTCCTCCACCAGCAGATAATCATAAAGCGAATCTTGAGCAAATTCGATCTCCGTATTTTCCGCAGATAAAGTTGAATTATTGGAAAAAGTGATGTTGCTTAAAATAATTCCTGAAAAGAGAGAAAAAAGAATAGAAGCTGCGATCGAAAGCCTGCTGACTCTTCTCAAAAAAATAGCTTTTCGCTCATTTATAGAATGTTTCCCAACTGAAGACAGAATTTTTTCATTCAAGTTTTCAGGAACATCCTCGTTCTGATAACCGGATAAGAAAGCATTGATCTTGTTGATTTCCCTGATCTCTTTCTGGCAGTACAAACAGTCTTTTAAATGCTCTTGAATTTTGGTGAATTCCTTTTTTGATAATTCACTATCGATATATGCATTTAATTTTTTTGCATATTTGCATTTAAAAATTCTACTCATAAATCTCACCTCTACTGTTATGGACAGGATTTTCTTTCATTTCCTGCAAAATTATTTTTTTTAATTTCTTTTTTGCCCGAACCAGTTTGGAATCAATTGCAGACGGAGTCGTTAACAGCAGTTCCGCAATTTCCTTATAACTCATTTTTTGATAAAACTGCATTTCCAGAATGAAAGCCTGCTTTTCCGGCAATTTTCTCATACATTTTCTGATCAATTCGCTTTTATCGTCGGTTTCGATCTTATCTTCATATTTTGCGATATTTTCCAGGTCTTCATAATGCTGACTGAATTTTTCCTTCTTTTTGCGCGATTTGATAAGATTCAACGATTTATGATAAGCTGTCCTGAAAAGATAAGGAATGTATGTTTTTTCGTTCACATTATCCATTTTTTTATAGAAAGAAATAAATACTTCCTGCAGCAGGTCTTCAGCATCTTCGCGATTACGCAGTATTTTCAGAAGATAATTGAATATCTTCTTGTTTTCCGTACGCAGAACTACTTCAAATTTATTTCTGTCCATAATCCAACTTTTTCTTTTTCCGCTTTTTTAGACAACACAAAAAAAATTATCTGCAAAAAAAATAGATAAGTTCAATAATTAAACCTTATCAATCCTGTCTAAATTCTTTTCGAATATTTCGCGGGTAGAAATAAAAATTCTTGCCAGATAAGTCGGGATTTTTTTTTTAGGTTTAAATCTATTAAAAGTAGTAAATTAGGAAGGTGAAAGATGTCAAAGGTTTGTGATGTATGCGGAAAAAAACCTCTGGTTGGCAACCATAGAAGTCACGCTTTAAATGCAACCAAGAGGAAGTTTTATCCGAATTTAAGTACAATAAAAGCTAATATCGATGGGAAAGTAAAGAGGATAAAAATCTGTGCTTCCTGTCTTAAAGCTAATAAAGTTGCTAAAGTTTTTTAATAAAGGTTGTTAGAGATAAAAAGACCGTATTTACGGTCTTTTTTTATTTATTTGGTTTTCCGTTTTTTAAAATTTTTCAAGATTACTCAAATTATTTTTTTCAAAATCGAGGGAGAAAAAATGGAGCTATTAATTGAAAAAATCGACTTCCCGGAAGATTGTAATCTCATTTTTGGAATGTCCCATTTTATCAAAACCGTGGAAGACCTCTATGAAGCAATGGTAAATAGCTGCCCGGGAATCAAGTTTGGTTTAGCTTTTAATGAAGCATCAGGTCCGTGTCTGGTCAGGAAAGAAGGAAATGATAACGAATTGATCGAAATAGCCGTTAAGAACCAGAAAAGGTTGGGAGCAGGACACACATTTCTGATCGTGATGAGAAATGCTTTTCCCGTTAATGTCTTGCCTGCCGTTAAAACCTGTAGAGAAGTTGTCGGCATCTTTTGTGCGACTGCCAATCCGGTGCAGGTAATTCTCGTTCAAAATGAACAGGGAAAGGGTGTTCTTGGTGTGATAGACGGTTCTTCACCAAAAGGGATAGAACTCGATACTGATATTACTACTCGCAAAAAATTCCTGATCGATATCGGATATAAAAGGTGAAGCGAACTTTCCTCGCTTTGGAACTTCCTTCACAACTCAAAATTCAATTCTCCAATATTATCAGAGAATTGCAATCATCTTTTCCTAAAAGTGTAAAATGGGTTGATGCAGAAAATCTGCATATTACCTTACAATTCATCGGTGATACACAAGAAAACGATATTTCCGATCTTTCAGAATATTTTAAGGAAATTTTTGCTGAAGTTCCGGTTTTGAAATTTTCAAATCCTGAAATCCAAATAATTCCCGGCAGAAATCCGCGACTTATCTGGATCGAGATGACAACTGAAAACAAAGATATTTTCAAAGCAGCAAAAAAAATCAAGAATAAATTACATCAAATGGATTACATTCCCGATAAAAAATCATTAAGATTTCACGCTACTTTGGGAAGAATAAAAAAAAGATTGCCTGATTTTTTTATCTCACAAATTTTATCCAAGAAAATTTCAGTATTGGATTTTGAAGTTTCGGAAGCAGCTTTTTATGAAAGTATTTTGCGACCGGAAGGTCCGGTTTATTATGAAATTGAGAAATATGGACTAGGAAAAAATGTATAATACAAAAGCAATGAGTGAACTCAAAACGCTCTTGAAAAAGAGTTTTCCTGAATTTATTGAAAAGATAATTCTTTTCGGTTCGCAAATTGAAGGAACATCCAACAAATATTCTGATTACGATATTCTTTTAATCCTGAAAAAAAAATACGACTGGAAATTCAAAAACAAGGTTTACGACAAAA
It contains:
- a CDS encoding adenosine monophosphate-protein transferase, which produces MELLIEKIDFPEDCNLIFGMSHFIKTVEDLYEAMVNSCPGIKFGLAFNEASGPCLVRKEGNDNELIEIAVKNQKRLGAGHTFLIVMRNAFPVNVLPAVKTCREVVGIFCATANPVQVILVQNEQGKGVLGVIDGSSPKGIELDTDITTRKKFLIDIGYKR
- a CDS encoding sigma-70 family RNA polymerase sigma factor, with the protein product MDRNKFEVVLRTENKKIFNYLLKILRNREDAEDLLQEVFISFYKKMDNVNEKTYIPYLFRTAYHKSLNLIKSRKKKEKFSQHYEDLENIAKYEDKIETDDKSELIRKCMRKLPEKQAFILEMQFYQKMSYKEIAELLLTTPSAIDSKLVRAKKKLKKIILQEMKENPVHNSRGEIYE
- a CDS encoding nucleotidyltransferase domain-containing protein; this translates as MYNTKAMSELKTLLKKSFPEFIEKIILFGSQIEGTSNKYSDYDILLILKKKYDWKFKNKVYDKSWEIDFKYDILTDISLISKNELNSIKGKLPFIVNALENGVEL
- the rpmB gene encoding 50S ribosomal protein L28; the encoded protein is MSKVCDVCGKKPLVGNHRSHALNATKRKFYPNLSTIKANIDGKVKRIKICASCLKANKVAKVF
- the thpR gene encoding RNA 2',3'-cyclic phosphodiesterase, yielding MKRTFLALELPSQLKIQFSNIIRELQSSFPKSVKWVDAENLHITLQFIGDTQENDISDLSEYFKEIFAEVPVLKFSNPEIQIIPGRNPRLIWIEMTTENKDIFKAAKKIKNKLHQMDYIPDKKSLRFHATLGRIKKRLPDFFISQILSKKISVLDFEVSEAAFYESILRPEGPVYYEIEKYGLGKNV